The segment TGGCTGGGGGTGCTGCTCATTTTGGGCGGTATTGTGATTGGCAACCGTAGAAGATCCCGGCCTTCGGCTGCAAGTTAGCTGCTAAATAACAGTAATCCAACCATATAAATGGTATAAAAGAGACTTTAGTCCCTTGTTTTTGGTAAAAAGTGGAGTGGGTAACCATGTACAATGTAGCATGCGTGCCCGGATGTCATCCCGATATAATGAGGGCGGGAGTACGGAGAGGGGCCGGATATCCCGATCAGACATCTGGGAGGAATACCGAACATGAACTTGAACATGATGAACAACTCCAGCAAACCGTGGAAAAAAATCTGCACAAGCGCGCTGCTTTCTGTCGCGATCGCCGGGGCTTTTGCCTTTGGTCCGGCACAACAGGCAGCGGCTGCCGCCTCAGCTGAGGCATCGGGCAATGTCTATCTGCGCAGCACGCCTTCTTCCGGAGGCAAGGTTGTGGACAAGATTTATAAAGGCGACGATGTGAGCATTCTGGCGCAGTCGGGCGACTGGTATCGCATTCGTACCGGAGACGGGACGACGGGTTATGCTTCCACCAAATACATTGAGGCGGCCAATACGTCGGTTAAAGGCGTGTCGAGCAGCTCGAGCGTCGAGAAGGTCATTCAGTCGGGCATGAAATATTTGGGCACACCCTATGAATACGGATCGAGCCGCAGCACAACCACCACGTTTGACTGCTCGGACCTGATGCGTCAAATCTTTATGGAGGGAGCGGATCTGAAGCTTCCGTCCGACTCACGCTCCCAGGGTGCCTACATTCAGGAGAAGGGGGCCGCGGTGTACAGCACCAGCCAGTTGAAGCGCGGGGATCTGGTATTCTTTATGAGCTACCGGGGCTCTTCTGCTTCAGCGTATGCCGGGGTGAACAAGTCATCGCAGAGAATTACCCATGTCGCCATGTACCTGGGAGATGGCAAGCTGCTGCACACGTACTCCAGCCAAGCCGGGGGAGTCATGGTTGATGACTTTGACGGCTCCTGGAAGTATCGCTTCCTGTTTGGCGGCTCTCCGCTATAAAGCCTCTTAATCTATAGAGGAAATGGGTAAGGCCCGGTACATTTGCTTTTTCCGCTGGCATCCTTTAATGTGGACTCCGTAGAAAATGACGCTGTGCATATTAGCGCTAAACGAGGTGAAGCATGAACGGACAACAGCGATCCGCGATCCGGCCAGGCCTTGTGGTGGATATTGTTCTCAAGCAGCATCAGCGGACAGGACAGCTTACCCGCGGAGTGGTGAAGGATCTCTTAACGAACTCGCCAACCCATCCGCATGGGATCAAGGTCCGCCTCCAGGACGGTCAGGTTGGCCGGGTAAAGCATATTGTAACCGAAGGCTCCAGCTAAATAAAAAGCCGCTTCCAGAGCGCATGGATGAATTCGTAAATCCGTGCGTAAAGAAGCGGTTTTTTGTGTTTGATTTCGTGGTAAAACGTCTAACTCTATATATGAAGCGATAGTAAGATGTGCCCATAAACAGAACCAAGCACAGAGAGAAAGAGGTGACGGGACGAATGGCTTACAACCTGCAGGATATCGCCCGTGTTTCCGGTGTCGGAGCTCCCAGGCTGCAGGAATGGATAAGGCAGGGATTGCTGCAACTGTCCCCGGATGAAGAGGGCAGCACCCGTTTTGAGGAACAGGATCTGCTGAGATTGCAGCTCATCCTTTTAAATATGGAGCTACACATCCCTGCAAGTCAGCTGAAGCTGACGTTGGATGAGCAGGAGCAGGACATTGTCGCGGCGCTGCTGGCCCACAAGCAGAGCCTGATGGACAAGGTCCGCCGGCTCCAGATGATGACAGAGACGATTGACCGAACCCTGTCTGATCTGGAGAAGGGGGCGGGGCCGAATCCGGAGACCTGGCTTGCCGGGCTGGGCGGCCAAGGCGCTCCGGAGTCCGGCTATTTGAGCAATGACAGTCTACACATTGAAGAAGGCCCCTCGCAGGAGGGGCGGGAGGAGGACAGCCGCTGGTCCAAGGATGATTATTTGAGCACCCAGAAGGAAGCGGATGAGATTTATCTGGATCTATGCCGGGCCATGGATTCCGGCCTGAAGCCGGAGCACCCGGAGGTGCAGAGCATCATTGACAGGCACTACCGCTGGGTAGGCCATTTCTACACGCCGAGTAAGAAGATATATATTGATCTTGGAGAGCTGTACGTGGAGCAGGATGATTTCAAGAAGCTGTACGATGTCTATCATCCGCGCCTCGCCCACTATCTTCGGGATGCCATGAAGGTGTATGCCGAAGCCAGGTTATAGTCCTGCACAACAGGACGGCATGCTTACAGAGTCTCCTGCAGAATACCGACGAACTCTTCCAGAAATTGCTGATCCTCCGGGCTGAACCGGTTCTTCATCGGGCTGTCGATGTCCAGCACGCCGAACAGCTTCCCGTCCTTCAGTACGGGAATGACAATTTCGCTGTTGGAAGCTGCATCACAGGCGATATGTCCAGGGAAGGCATGGACGTCTTCCACGACGAGCGTCTTCAGGAGCGCCGCTGCTGTGCCGCATACGCCGCGGTTCAGCGGAATGCGAATGCAGGCAGGCAGTCCCTGGAACGGTCCGAGGACCAGCTCCTTGCCATCATAAATATAAAAGCCGACCCAGTTAATATCCTTCAGAAAATGCTGAAGCAAGGCTGAGGCGTTCGCCATATTGGCTACGCTGCTAGGCTCGTCGTGGATCAGAGCTTTGAGCTGTCCCAGAACCTGGGTATATTGTTCACTTGCTGTTCCTTCGTAAGGCATATTGTGGAACATAAAGGGATCACCTCTTTATCAAATTAGAATTATTCTAAGATAGTATAAGCGGAAGAGATCGTCAAGAGGGGTTTGATGCCGGCTGATTATGCCTGTCCCGGAAAGGGTAATAAGTAAGGGATTGCAGGCCGCGGCCTAGAAGAGTGAAGGGAGATACAGCCAATGCGTGCAGATGTACAAAGCTTGTTTATCGGCATTCATATGCTTTACCACGCTCATCAACGGGATCTTACGATCAGCGATATGCAGCCAGAGCTGGAACGCCACGGCTACAGAGTGGGAGACCGGGAAGTGAAATACGAGCTGGAGCGACTGACCCAGGAGAACTACCTGACGTCGCATGGTGAAGGCTACAGCATTACCGGAGCAGGAATTGAAGAGTTTAAAGAAATTCAGCGTAAGCTAAAGGAATTATGCGGTGAAGTGCTGCAGCCTGTAGATAAAGGCCAGGCAGCCGATACGCTGGCGTAATGCAGGTCATATAAGCTGCATCGGCTTTCAAACTTAAACAGCCTCTGTCAAGACGGATTGTCTTGACAGAGGCTGTTTTTTTAGGTGTTTGGAGCTACAGGCTGGAAATCGAATCCGGAAAGAGCGGGACGCGCGCCGACGGGTCAGTCGATTCCTTTGCAGCCCCTAATGACTCTAGAGCAGACTTAGACGCGGCGGAGGCTTCACCAAGATATTCCCGGATAAAGGACCGAACCTCCTCGCGGTACTGCTGGGGATGGACATGGTAGGCTGCGGCATGATTTGCGCCTTCAATCAGCAGAAGCCGTTTGGGACCCTGCTTGGCTTCGTACATGTCCATGCTCATGTGAGTGGGAACATAATTATCGCGGGAGCCGTGAATAAAAAGCACAGGAAGCGGACTTTGCTGCACGCTGCGGATGGGACTGACCTGCTCGAAGCTAAAGCCTGCTTTTTTGCGGATCCGGTTGTTAACCCATTTCAGGAAATGAACAGGCAGCCTGTTCAGCTTCGTAATCTGATGCTTCATCAGCTCGCTGAGATCCGAGTAAGCACAGTCGGAAATGACGAGCTTCACCTGGGGTGGGACGTCCAGGGATAAGTACTCCAGCACCGTGCCGCCGCCGAGAGATTGACCATGAAGACCGATTTCGAGCTCCTCGCCATAATGCTCAAGCAGCCAGTTCACCCAAGCCTGCACATCATATTTCTCCTGATAGCCGTACGTAGTAAAGCGGCCCTCGCTCTGCCCGTGACGGCGCTGGTCGATCAGCAGCACATTGAATCCTTCCTCCGTAAACATATCCAGGAACTGGGTGGAGAAAGCCCGGGAGCCGGTGTAGCCGTGCACGATAATCATCCATCGCTTGGAGCGGGGATGCGGTGCTATGGCGGCGCCGGATAGCTTAAACCCGTCGATGCTCTGCAGGGTAACCTCGGTCTTGGCCAGTGCCTCGTAGCGGTCCCGGCTGTACAGTCCCAGACCTTCCAGGATGGTAAACAGCCGCAGGTCGTTCTTGACCCTCATCTGCGTAATTTGAACGTACCCGAACTGCGTGATGGCTGCAGTCAGCATGACCATCAGGATGACAATCGTAATCGCAATATACATTCCACATGGGCCTCCTTTCACCGAAAATCGCCGCGCGTCTCTCATCAGGTTTCATATTGACGAATTCATAAGGCATCACTCAATATAGAGTCATCCGCTAACGGCAGCTTTTTTGTTCGTGAACCGTGGTGGATCATCCGGATTTATATCATTACACTTGGCTTAGTATGGCCGAAAAGGCAAAAAAGAAGTCAAAAACTTTTAAACCTGAAACTACGGTTTCGAACCAATGTGCAGTGAAAGAAGGGGACAAAAATGCTGATCCAATACGAAGCAGGCAGCAGCCTGCTGCATCGCTGGGACCCGCTCGGAAAGCTGGCGGGACTCCTGTGTATTGCGGTTATGGCTATGCTGTGGAAGGGAACCGCCAGCCAGCTGCTGCTGCTCGGGCTGTGCATTGTGGCAGCCAGGTGGGGCGCCGGGATGTCGTGGCGGCGCATGTACCGCGGGGTGCGGTTGATTGCGGCGGTGGCGCTGCCTTATTTTCTGCTCACGGCTTTGACCGTGTCTGGGGAAACGGTATGGCTGACGTGGGGGCCGCTGCGGCTGACCGTGGAGGCAGTAGACCAGGCCGGGGAAATGAGCCTGCGAATGATCAGCCTGTTTCTGTCCTCTCTGACTTATATCGCTACAACAAATCCACAGGAGCTGGTGGCGGAGATGGTGCAGCGGCTGCGTATTCCTTATCGCTTTGCGTTTGGCATTTCCACGGCGTTAACCTTTCTTCCTATGCTGGAGGAGGAGGGGGAGATGATCCGGGCAGCCCAGCAAGTGCGGGGAGGGCGGCCGCCGAAGGGATTGAAGGGAAGACTGGCCTGGGGGGCAAGATTCATTGCTGCCGTGCTGCTGAACAGCCTGCGCAGAGTGCAGCAGACGGCGGGAGCGATGGAGTCTAAAGGCTTTACTGCTTATTCCCATAGGACCTTTCGGAACAAGAGCGTGATCCCATGGTGGAGCCTGCCATTATTCCTGCTCATGGCGGGTTTGACGGTATGGACGGGCATCTACATGTAGATTGTTAACCGTTGTATAATAAAAATAGGTTGACGAATGCAGGGGGAAGGCGGCACAATGGGATTTATCAAGCTAACTGAATTGAAATGGGGGAACTGAACTTATGCAAGCATCCAGAAAATTTACGACTCAGGATATTGTCCTGATGGCCATGCTGGCCGCGGTCAATGGCGTGCTGACGATGTACCTGAGCCCGGTGAACAAGCTGCTGACAAGCCTGGGAGGACCGATTGCCACTTCTGTCACTACAGGGCTGTATATCGTGTATGGCCTGCTCGCCTATTACATTATCCGTAAGCCGGGAACAGCGGCCATTACCTTCATGATCGGCGGTACCATTCAGGCATTGACGGGACCGACTTACGGCATTCCGGCCTGTTTTACCGCGGCAGCCTGTTATGCGGTCGTTGCTGAGGGTCTCTTCGCCGCATTCCGTTACAAGAAATGGAGCACTGGCGTAATGATGCTGGCCGGCGGTGCGCTCGTGCCGCTGTGGTTCGTATTCGCGGCGCAGATGTTCAAATATACTGCCTGGCCTGCTGGCGTCCTGGCGGCGGCACTGGCCGTGCGCATTGTGAGCGGTGTCGTGCTGTGCGGCCTGCTGGCGAAGGTCATCGGCGATGCCGTGGAGAAGACCGGACTGCTCCGCCGGTTTGCACTGGGCATGAAGGGCTAGTGTCCGGATGAGGACAGCAGCGGTCGTAAAAGCTGTTCACAGTGAGCAGCTTTCTTACCGGTATGACGGTGAATCCTCCTATGCGCTGAAGGAGGTCAATCTTGAAATTCTCTGTGGCAGCTGGACGGCGATCATTGGCGCAAGCGGCAGCGGTAAATCAACCCTCTGTCAGCTGCTGAACGGCACGCTGCCGCGAAGCGGCGGCGGGCTGCGGGAGGGGAAGCTGGAAGTGATGGGGCTGGACCCTGCCGCAGCGGAGCTGGCGGAGCTCATTCCGGCTGCGGGTGTGCTTTTTCAGGAGCATGAGGCACAGCTGGTGAGAGGGATCGTGGAGGACGAGGTCGCGTTCGGCCCGGAGAACCTCTGCCATCCGCCGGAGGAAGTGAACCGGCGGATAGATCTGGCTCTGGCGGCGGTCCAGCTGAGTGACCGCCGGCACGATGCCGTGCGCCGCTTGTCCGGAGGACAGCGGCAGCGTACGGCCATTGCTGCGGTGCTGTCTCTGCAGCCGCAGCTGCTCGTCTTCGACGACGCCTGCGCGAGTCTCGACGCCGCGGCGCAGGGAAGCTTCCTGCAGCTGTGCACCGCGCTGCAGGAAGAGGGCCGGACGGTAATCACCGCGTCCGGCCGCTTTGACGATGCCGCGCGCTCCGCGTCGCGCGTCATCGTCCTGAGCGGCGGCGGCGTCGTGCTCGACGGGCCGCCGGCAGAGCTGCTGCGCCGCTGCCATGGGCAGCTGGCGGAGCTGGGTCTGCTGCCTCGCCTGCCGCGTGAGGCAGCGGCGGCTGCGCCGCTGGGGCCCGCCCTGCTGGAGGTGAAGGGTCTAACCTTCACCTATCCCGGCGGCCGGCGGGCTCTGGCAGGCGCAGCCTTTACCCTGCGCAGGGGCGAATGGGCCCTGCTCACGGGAAAGAACGGCTCAGGCAAGACGACCCTGAGCCGCCTGCTCATGGGCCTTGCGCCCGCGCCGCGGGGCACGATCTCATATGAGGGCAGGGACCTGGCCGGACGGCCTGTCCATGAAACAGCTGCCCTGTTCGGATACGTGTTCCAGCAGCCGGAGCATATGTTCACCTCCCACAGTGTATGGGAGGAGCTGATCTACGGCCTGCATGGCGGCCTGCCGCCGGCACAGCGGCCGGAGCTGACGCCGCAGCAGCGCGAGCTGGCGGAGGAGCTGCTGGCCGAGGCGGGATTGACCGCCCGGCTGGAAGCCTCGCCATATCTCCTCAGCCGGGGTGAACGCCGCCTGCTGGCTGTCATATGCCAGCTGATTCTTCCCAAGGCGCTGTACATTCTGGACGAGCCGACGGCCGGGATGGACTACCGGGATATCAGCCGAATTGTGAAGCTGTGCCGGAGTGCCTGCCACCGCGGTGCAGCCGTGCTCCTGATTACGCATGACCCCGAGCTGCTGGCTGCTGAAGCCACGCTTTCCCTTCATTTGGATGGCGGGAGGCTGACCGCAGTACCCGCGCGGCAGACTCAGTTATAGCCGCTGCCCAAAGCAAGCGTTACAGCCCGCTCGCGTCAGCCTGTCTTATCTATTACAGCGCCCCCCGCTTCTCAGGAGGCCACTGAAGAACTACCATAATTAAGTTTCAAAAGACTTTAATATAAAAAAAGGGGCACCGAGCTCGCAATAAAAGCGAGCTCGGTGCCCCTTTTTTCGGTTTCTTTCAGCTTCCTAATGTAAAGATTCGTTTCAGATTCACCACGAATACAGCCATTGCTCCTTGCATATGCATGCCGGATAGACCTGAGGTTTCCCGATCAGCCAGTCAAGCAGATTGAGGTCTTTCAGCCTCCATTTCCGGAACTTGGTCAGCGAGCTCGAATCGATGACTGGGTCCTCCGGTGCCATCTGCAGGAAATACTTAAAGGACATGTCGTAACGTGAGCGCTACACCATGTCCACGTCGGAGAGGTCGGAAATGGCTTTTAACAGGAGATATTTAAACATCCGTACAGGGTCGATGGCGTTACGCCCATGATCCAGACAGTAGTTCGCTCGCAGTTCCTCGTATACAAACGAAAAATCCACCTGTTTGTTCAACTGGCGGAGCAGGTTGTCTTTAGGCACGATCAGGTCATACAAGGACGTATACGGGCTGAATGAAAACGAAGGTTGATTCTGGAACAGAGGGCTTCCATCCCTTTGCTCCCTTAATTATTTCGGGTGTAGTACCTTCTTCGATTCAGTCAGGACTTTTTCAGCGCCCCCGCTTCTCATAGGGGGCGCTGCTTTGCTGTATGGCGTGCCCAGAAGCACGCATCTTCTAGCCGGTGAAAGTCCGGTCGCGGGAGGGGCCAAGCCCCCGCGTAGCTAGGATACCTGCGTACGGCGAAATCTGTGCGTAGAAGCGTATCGACGAAAGTACCTGTCGGAGACAGGGCGAGCGAAATACCAGGCCGTAACATGAAGTGAATCCTGCCGCGTCGTCAAAAAGGCCTCGCAAGAGGGACAAGAGGAAGCCGAGTCCCGCATACATGGACGAAGGCCAGGGAAACTGCTCTGAACTTGGAACGGCAGTGAAGAATCCTCCGGCGTAGAGGGAGCGGCATGGTATGAAAGAGGATGTAGTGAACTGGGGAGGCCCTCCCCTGCACGAGAAAAAAAAAAACTCGTAGCGAGGCGCTCTATAAGCTGAAAAAAAAAAAAAAAGGTGAAGTGAGATGTCTGCAGGAAGGGAGTCCGAGGGGCTCGTAGTACCAAGGAACCGTAGGACAACATAACCTGCGGGAGGGAAGGAGCTCTGCTTTGTTCACGTTTCTTAAGGAGGTACGAGTCAGTGAATGCCAATCGGCTAACAACACCAAAGGAAAACGTTCAACAACTCCAAGAGAAACTAGGTCATGCGGCCAAGGAAAACAAGAAACGCAGATTCCACGCTTTGTATGACAAGGTCTACCGAATGGACATTTTGTGGGAAGCATGGCGCAGGGTGCGAGCCAATAAAGGCTCGGCGGGCGTCGACGGTGAGACGCTGACGGACATCGAGAAGCAAGGCGAATACCTCTTCTTGCTTGAATGCCAACGGCTTTTAAAAGAGGGGCGCTACCACCCACAGCCTGTTCGGCGGCATTACATCCCGAAGAAAGATGGGAAGCAAAGACCGCTTGGTATTCCGACCATTCGAGATCGCGTCATACAAATGGCAACAAAACTAGTCATGGAACCGATCTTTGAAGCCGATTTTCAGGAATCCTCATTTGGATTCCGTCCGAAGAGAAGTGCGAAGGGAGCGCTGGACCGGATCCGGAAGGCATGCAATCGCAAGGGAAATTGGGTGATCGACGTCGACATCCAAGGCTACTTCGACAACATCAATCAAGAGAAGCTTATGAAACTGGTTGAAATGCGAATCAGTGACAGACGAATGTTGAAGCTGGTTCGGAAGTGGTTACAAGCGGGAGTGATGGAAGAAGGGACGGTAAGGCGCTCAGATTTGGGAACACCGCAAGGCGGGGTAATATCTCCGCTGCTTGCGAACATTTACCTCAATTACTTCGACATTCTGTGGGAACGACATGGGAGCGGTCACGGAGAACTAACGCGTTATGCGGATGACTTCGTGGTTGTATGCAAAACGAAGAAAGACGCAGACCGATCGTACGAACTTATTCGTGCGATTATGGATCGTCTCGAACTCACCTTGCATCCAACCAAAACGCGCATCGTCGGACTGTGGACAGGAGAAGAAGGCTTCGACTTTCTCGGTATGCATCATCGCAAGACGAAAGCAGAAACCTCCAAAGGAAAAGTGTATTACACCACTCAGCAATGGCTGACTCGGAAAGCAGAAGAACGCATTCGGGAAGTCGTAAAAGACCGTCTGGCACCGCCGGGTATGCGGCACAAGTCGTTACTTGAACAGGTCAATTGGTTAAATCCCAAGATACAAGGCTGGCGGAATTATTACTACACCGCCCACAGTCAGCGGAAGATGGCAAAGCTGGATTGGTACATTCTTCAGAGGCTTGCGAGATGGTACGCGAAGAAGCGGCAACGCGCACGATGGATGAGTTCTGTGCGCGAGGTTAAATTCATGGCTAGACAACATGGACTCAAAACGCTCTTGTAATCTGCATGCACATGAATGACGAACATCGGAAAGCCGTATGAGGGAAAACCTCACGTACGGTTTGATGAGGAGGGGCTGAAATTTTCAGCCCTTTACTCTAGCCGAATTGCCGAAGTGCCGATGTGCCTCGCAGCGGCCTGGAGGGTGCAACCCTGTCGTCGTTTTTTCGTATGTAACAGGGACCAAGATTAATTCATAATGCTTCCAATTAGATTGAACACGAAAGGTGGGAAATACAAGCTATTATGAAGCCTATGGAAAATGAGAATGAAAAACCCTCACAAAGCAGGGCGAACACACGCCCGGTGCTGAGCGTAAATATCCAGGAAGCCGGCTATGAGCCCGGCAAGCTGCAAATCCAGGATATTGTCTTTAGCGTCGCACCTGGCGAGCTGCTGGGGCTGATCGGTCCCAATGGCGCCGGCAAAAGCACAACCATTAAAACCATGCTGGGCCTGCTGGAGCATGCCAAATCAGACATTTACATAGCGGGAGATCCGCCCCGGTACGCCTATGTGCCGGAGCAGCCGATCTATTATGAGGATTTAACCCTGTGGGAGCATCTGGATCTGGCTGCTGCTGCCTTCGGCCTCCCTGAATCCCACTTTGAACGGAAGGGGAATGAGCTTCTGCAGCAGTTCGGCATGGATCATGTCAGGCATGATCTGCCGGGCGGCTTCTCCAAAGGCATGAAGCAGAAAATGATGCTTATGATCGGCTTTCTGTCCTCGCCCGAGGTTTATATCATTGACGAGCCGTTCATCGGTCTGGATCCCAGAGCGACAAAGGATTTCCTGGGGCTGCTGAATCAGGAACGGGAGCGGGGAGCAGGCATCTTAATGTGTACGCACGTGCTGGATACGGCAGAGCGAATCTGTGATTCCTTTATGATGCTCTCGAACGGGCGGATCGTATCGCGGGGAACCCTCCAAGACATTCGGCAGGCCGCTGGTCTGCCGGAGGGCTCGCTGTTTGACTGCTTTGATGCCATGACATGAGGAGAGGCCTATGAAGACACGTCCAGAAAATATTCCAAGCCCCGTCCAAGCTGCTCCCCGGATCCGGATCCATCATCCCCGGCAGCTGTTTCGCCGCCGTCTACAGCATCACTTTCGTCAGCAGTGGTCAGCGATCAGTTCTGTCGTGGATAAGACCGTTCTGCTGTATCTAGTGATGCTTGGTCTGCCGCTCGGCATCGGCCTGTACAGAGACTTGTGGAAGGTAACGCTGCCGCCTGAGGTGGAGCAGATTCCTTCCCTGCCGGCAGCCATAATCCTGCTTGTCCTGTTCTCCAGAGGTGTATTGCTGTTTGTGGATGCGGCAGATGCGCTGTTTCTGCGGCAGCAGAACAGGTGGATGGAAGTGCTGAGAGGGCGCGGCCTGCTGTACAGCGTTCTGGCTGGAAACGTTCTGGCAGGCAGCATTACATGGCTGCTGCTCCCGCTCTGGTACAGAGTGTTTCATCTGGAAGGCTGGCAGCTGACGGGATGGGCCTTTCTGGCTTCGGGGATCGGCTGGAATGCCAGCCTGCTGACCCACACCGTTAAGGCGAAGTATGCCGGGCTCCGCAAGTATACTCTTGCCGCAGGCCTGCGGCTGTCGTCACTTGGGATCTATATAGCTCTGCTGTCCTTGATGGGCAGGCATATCCCGGCTCTCTTCACGGCAGGTGCTGTATTTCTGGGGCTTTCCTTATGGCTCATGCGTACAAAAGCCCGGGATCCACACACGTTTACAAATGATGTCAAAATGGATGCCCGCAGCCGCGTAAAGCTGACCGACCTGCTGGTGACGCAGGCGCTCGGCAGGCTGCCCAAGGTGCGGAGCAAGACGTGGCTGTTTCGCCGCTCGCGCC is part of the Paenibacillus algicola genome and harbors:
- a CDS encoding C40 family peptidase, with translation MNLNMMNNSSKPWKKICTSALLSVAIAGAFAFGPAQQAAAAASAEASGNVYLRSTPSSGGKVVDKIYKGDDVSILAQSGDWYRIRTGDGTTGYASTKYIEAANTSVKGVSSSSSVEKVIQSGMKYLGTPYEYGSSRSTTTTFDCSDLMRQIFMEGADLKLPSDSRSQGAYIQEKGAAVYSTSQLKRGDLVFFMSYRGSSASAYAGVNKSSQRITHVAMYLGDGKLLHTYSSQAGGVMVDDFDGSWKYRFLFGGSPL
- a CDS encoding YwbE family protein, which gives rise to MNGQQRSAIRPGLVVDIVLKQHQRTGQLTRGVVKDLLTNSPTHPHGIKVRLQDGQVGRVKHIVTEGSS
- a CDS encoding MerR family transcriptional regulator, which encodes MAYNLQDIARVSGVGAPRLQEWIRQGLLQLSPDEEGSTRFEEQDLLRLQLILLNMELHIPASQLKLTLDEQEQDIVAALLAHKQSLMDKVRRLQMMTETIDRTLSDLEKGAGPNPETWLAGLGGQGAPESGYLSNDSLHIEEGPSQEGREEDSRWSKDDYLSTQKEADEIYLDLCRAMDSGLKPEHPEVQSIIDRHYRWVGHFYTPSKKIYIDLGELYVEQDDFKKLYDVYHPRLAHYLRDAMKVYAEARL
- a CDS encoding GAF domain-containing protein, with translation MFHNMPYEGTASEQYTQVLGQLKALIHDEPSSVANMANASALLQHFLKDINWVGFYIYDGKELVLGPFQGLPACIRIPLNRGVCGTAAALLKTLVVEDVHAFPGHIACDAASNSEIVIPVLKDGKLFGVLDIDSPMKNRFSPEDQQFLEEFVGILQETL
- a CDS encoding alpha/beta hydrolase, whose protein sequence is MYIAITIVILMVMLTAAITQFGYVQITQMRVKNDLRLFTILEGLGLYSRDRYEALAKTEVTLQSIDGFKLSGAAIAPHPRSKRWMIIVHGYTGSRAFSTQFLDMFTEEGFNVLLIDQRRHGQSEGRFTTYGYQEKYDVQAWVNWLLEHYGEELEIGLHGQSLGGGTVLEYLSLDVPPQVKLVISDCAYSDLSELMKHQITKLNRLPVHFLKWVNNRIRKKAGFSFEQVSPIRSVQQSPLPVLFIHGSRDNYVPTHMSMDMYEAKQGPKRLLLIEGANHAAAYHVHPQQYREEVRSFIREYLGEASAASKSALESLGAAKESTDPSARVPLFPDSISSL
- a CDS encoding energy-coupling factor transporter transmembrane component T family protein, yielding MLIQYEAGSSLLHRWDPLGKLAGLLCIAVMAMLWKGTASQLLLLGLCIVAARWGAGMSWRRMYRGVRLIAAVALPYFLLTALTVSGETVWLTWGPLRLTVEAVDQAGEMSLRMISLFLSSLTYIATTNPQELVAEMVQRLRIPYRFAFGISTALTFLPMLEEEGEMIRAAQQVRGGRPPKGLKGRLAWGARFIAAVLLNSLRRVQQTAGAMESKGFTAYSHRTFRNKSVIPWWSLPLFLLMAGLTVWTGIYM
- a CDS encoding ECF transporter S component is translated as MQASRKFTTQDIVLMAMLAAVNGVLTMYLSPVNKLLTSLGGPIATSVTTGLYIVYGLLAYYIIRKPGTAAITFMIGGTIQALTGPTYGIPACFTAAACYAVVAEGLFAAFRYKKWSTGVMMLAGGALVPLWFVFAAQMFKYTAWPAGVLAAALAVRIVSGVVLCGLLAKVIGDAVEKTGLLRRFALGMKG
- a CDS encoding ABC transporter ATP-binding protein gives rise to the protein MRTAAVVKAVHSEQLSYRYDGESSYALKEVNLEILCGSWTAIIGASGSGKSTLCQLLNGTLPRSGGGLREGKLEVMGLDPAAAELAELIPAAGVLFQEHEAQLVRGIVEDEVAFGPENLCHPPEEVNRRIDLALAAVQLSDRRHDAVRRLSGGQRQRTAIAAVLSLQPQLLVFDDACASLDAAAQGSFLQLCTALQEEGRTVITASGRFDDAARSASRVIVLSGGGVVLDGPPAELLRRCHGQLAELGLLPRLPREAAAAAPLGPALLEVKGLTFTYPGGRRALAGAAFTLRRGEWALLTGKNGSGKTTLSRLLMGLAPAPRGTISYEGRDLAGRPVHETAALFGYVFQQPEHMFTSHSVWEELIYGLHGGLPPAQRPELTPQQRELAEELLAEAGLTARLEASPYLLSRGERRLLAVICQLILPKALYILDEPTAGMDYRDISRIVKLCRSACHRGAAVLLITHDPELLAAEATLSLHLDGGRLTAVPARQTQL
- the ltrA gene encoding group II intron reverse transcriptase/maturase, whose protein sequence is MNANRLTTPKENVQQLQEKLGHAAKENKKRRFHALYDKVYRMDILWEAWRRVRANKGSAGVDGETLTDIEKQGEYLFLLECQRLLKEGRYHPQPVRRHYIPKKDGKQRPLGIPTIRDRVIQMATKLVMEPIFEADFQESSFGFRPKRSAKGALDRIRKACNRKGNWVIDVDIQGYFDNINQEKLMKLVEMRISDRRMLKLVRKWLQAGVMEEGTVRRSDLGTPQGGVISPLLANIYLNYFDILWERHGSGHGELTRYADDFVVVCKTKKDADRSYELIRAIMDRLELTLHPTKTRIVGLWTGEEGFDFLGMHHRKTKAETSKGKVYYTTQQWLTRKAEERIREVVKDRLAPPGMRHKSLLEQVNWLNPKIQGWRNYYYTAHSQRKMAKLDWYILQRLARWYAKKRQRARWMSSVREVKFMARQHGLKTLL
- a CDS encoding ABC transporter ATP-binding protein: MENENEKPSQSRANTRPVLSVNIQEAGYEPGKLQIQDIVFSVAPGELLGLIGPNGAGKSTTIKTMLGLLEHAKSDIYIAGDPPRYAYVPEQPIYYEDLTLWEHLDLAAAAFGLPESHFERKGNELLQQFGMDHVRHDLPGGFSKGMKQKMMLMIGFLSSPEVYIIDEPFIGLDPRATKDFLGLLNQERERGAGILMCTHVLDTAERICDSFMMLSNGRIVSRGTLQDIRQAAGLPEGSLFDCFDAMT
- a CDS encoding ABC transporter permease codes for the protein MKTRPENIPSPVQAAPRIRIHHPRQLFRRRLQHHFRQQWSAISSVVDKTVLLYLVMLGLPLGIGLYRDLWKVTLPPEVEQIPSLPAAIILLVLFSRGVLLFVDAADALFLRQQNRWMEVLRGRGLLYSVLAGNVLAGSITWLLLPLWYRVFHLEGWQLTGWAFLASGIGWNASLLTHTVKAKYAGLRKYTLAAGLRLSSLGIYIALLSLMGRHIPALFTAGAVFLGLSLWLMRTKARDPHTFTNDVKMDARSRVKLTDLLVTQALGRLPKVRSKTWLFRRSRRLYRSPAPDKRFASAGVKAFLRQQESLLLYLQMTSVGVPAVLVPPLFVKLIVYVLIMLIITYVLVLKWKGFSESSLAKVLPFTTQQEMQAGTLAVQTLLLLPCLLLSLVLGLSLAPGWLGLLIAATAGTAVILLLPHFMMRPSLGRRG